From Streptomyces asiaticus, one genomic window encodes:
- a CDS encoding flavoprotein — protein MTANRVLYLFGSAAPPVLNIAGVIERAQAAGWDVCLGLTPTAARWLDDELPALEELTGHPVRSQYKLPWKPDAWPPADVAVLAPATFNTINQWALGITEKFVVGFVAEAIGKGIPTVTMPCVNAAYVQHTQFDASVATLRAMGVRVLYGEGGFVPNKPGQGRPESYPWHLVLEAVASAVSGRIIWSLVRLCR, from the coding sequence ATGACCGCGAACCGTGTCCTCTACCTGTTCGGAAGCGCCGCCCCGCCCGTGCTGAACATCGCCGGGGTCATCGAACGTGCGCAGGCGGCCGGCTGGGACGTGTGCCTCGGATTGACCCCCACGGCCGCACGCTGGCTTGACGACGAGCTGCCGGCGTTGGAGGAGCTGACCGGACACCCTGTGCGCAGCCAGTACAAGCTGCCCTGGAAGCCGGACGCCTGGCCTCCCGCGGATGTCGCCGTCCTGGCACCCGCCACCTTCAACACGATCAACCAGTGGGCCCTGGGGATCACCGAAAAGTTCGTGGTCGGATTCGTAGCAGAGGCCATCGGCAAGGGCATCCCCACCGTGACCATGCCGTGCGTCAACGCCGCCTATGTCCAGCACACCCAGTTCGACGCCAGCGTCGCCACGCTTCGCGCGATGGGGGTGCGCGTGCTGTACGGGGAAGGCGGTTTCGTACCGAACAAGCCGGGCCAGGGTCGACCGGAAAGCTATCCGTGGCACCTGGTCCTCGAAGCCGTCGCTTCGGCCGTCAGCGGGCGGATCATCTGGTCGTTGGTCCGGCTGTGCCGTTGA
- a CDS encoding MerR family transcriptional regulator: protein MRIGELSARTGASRRSLRYYEEQGLLVSSRSPSGQRHYEDEHVQRVRLVQAFLAAGMSSGTIVEMVPCMTEPSEDRARQALEIMGRERARLSEAIDGLAAARAALDHLIEDNHAYLTRSADDEA, encoded by the coding sequence ATGCGGATCGGTGAATTGTCCGCCCGGACGGGAGCCAGCCGCCGGTCGCTGCGCTACTACGAGGAGCAGGGCCTGCTCGTCAGCTCCCGCTCGCCCAGCGGACAGCGCCACTACGAGGACGAGCACGTCCAGCGGGTACGCCTGGTGCAGGCGTTCCTGGCGGCGGGCATGTCCAGCGGCACCATCGTCGAGATGGTGCCCTGCATGACCGAGCCGAGCGAGGACAGGGCGCGGCAGGCACTGGAGATCATGGGCCGCGAGCGGGCCCGGCTGTCCGAGGCCATCGACGGCCTCGCCGCCGCCAGGGCCGCGCTGGACCACCTCATCGAGGACAACCACGCGTACCTGACACGGTCGGCGGACGACGAGGCGTGA
- a CDS encoding EthD domain-containing protein: MLKLIFMINRVEGMSYERFVEHHRDRHAPLFTSIPEAERYVRKYTVSHPVPAENYPPRAYDGLTEIWFEDWEDHDAFFASDNYRTLVNPDEARFIDMDSVAVMVTEEKEVI; encoded by the coding sequence ATGCTGAAGCTCATCTTCATGATCAACCGTGTCGAGGGAATGTCGTACGAGCGTTTTGTCGAGCACCACCGGGATCGGCACGCGCCGCTGTTCACCTCCATCCCGGAGGCGGAGCGCTACGTGCGCAAGTACACCGTGTCCCACCCGGTCCCCGCCGAGAACTACCCGCCCCGGGCCTACGACGGCCTGACGGAAATCTGGTTCGAGGACTGGGAGGACCACGACGCCTTCTTCGCCTCCGACAACTACCGGACGCTGGTCAACCCCGACGAAGCACGCTTCATCGACATGGACTCGGTGGCCGTGATGGTCACCGAGGAGAAGGAGGTCATCTGA
- a CDS encoding antibiotic biosynthesis monooxygenase family protein, translating into MPSVVKINVLTVPEEQREVLEKRFASRAGAVEGSDGFEWFELLRPVEGTDQYLVYTRWRSEEDFQAWMEGPMKAAHQRGGEDAPQQKPAASGSTLWSFEVVQQAAPKQG; encoded by the coding sequence GTGCCCAGCGTTGTAAAGATCAATGTGCTGACCGTGCCGGAGGAACAGCGCGAGGTGCTGGAGAAGCGCTTCGCGTCGCGCGCCGGGGCCGTGGAGGGCTCCGACGGCTTCGAGTGGTTCGAGCTGCTGCGCCCGGTCGAGGGGACCGACCAGTACCTCGTCTATACGCGCTGGCGCAGCGAGGAGGACTTCCAGGCGTGGATGGAGGGCCCGATGAAGGCGGCCCACCAGCGCGGCGGCGAGGACGCCCCGCAGCAGAAGCCCGCCGCGTCCGGCTCCACGCTGTGGTCCTTCGAGGTCGTCCAGCAGGCCGCGCCCAAGCAGGGCTGA
- a CDS encoding zinc-dependent alcohol dehydrogenase family protein — protein MRTFQMGTGGGLIASAERPVPSPSAGEVLVQVKASSLNARDLLIVTGRYAVDVPPGRIPLSDGAGVVEAVGEGVSRFRVGDRVVGTFHPTWLYGPFPEWGQLRGTHRDGWLTEYLALDEQSLVAVPDQLSFEEAATLPCAALTAWSAVSGVGPGDALLVQGSGGVSVFALQFARLAGARVLATTSSDTKTQRFSALGASDVIDYTSTPEWGARVRELTGGGADRVVEIGGAGTLSQSIDAVAQGGQIALVGNLAAGGGMDVTRFFRRAATLRSISVGSRSDFERMNKAIGQHRLRPVIDRVFPFEEALEAFAHFEKGPRFGKVVISH, from the coding sequence ATGCGTACATTCCAGATGGGAACTGGCGGTGGTCTGATCGCCTCGGCGGAGCGCCCGGTGCCGAGCCCGTCAGCGGGCGAAGTGCTCGTACAGGTGAAGGCCAGCTCCCTCAACGCACGCGATCTGCTCATCGTCACCGGCCGGTACGCCGTCGACGTGCCGCCCGGACGCATCCCGCTCTCCGACGGCGCGGGCGTCGTGGAGGCGGTCGGGGAGGGAGTCTCGCGCTTCCGCGTCGGGGACCGCGTCGTGGGCACCTTCCACCCGACCTGGCTGTACGGTCCGTTCCCCGAGTGGGGGCAGCTGCGCGGCACCCACCGCGACGGCTGGCTCACCGAATACCTCGCCCTCGACGAGCAGAGCCTGGTCGCCGTGCCGGACCAACTGTCCTTCGAGGAAGCCGCCACGCTTCCGTGCGCCGCGCTCACTGCGTGGTCGGCCGTAAGCGGCGTCGGCCCCGGGGACGCTCTCCTGGTCCAGGGCTCGGGCGGGGTATCGGTCTTCGCACTCCAGTTCGCCCGCCTGGCCGGCGCACGCGTCCTGGCCACGACATCCAGCGATACCAAGACCCAACGCTTCAGCGCTCTTGGCGCATCCGACGTCATCGACTACACCAGCACACCGGAGTGGGGCGCGCGGGTACGGGAACTCACCGGCGGCGGCGCCGACCGCGTCGTCGAGATCGGCGGCGCCGGAACGCTCTCCCAGTCCATCGACGCCGTCGCCCAGGGCGGCCAGATCGCCCTTGTCGGCAACCTGGCGGCGGGCGGCGGCATGGACGTGACGCGGTTCTTCCGTCGCGCGGCGACCCTCCGGTCGATCAGCGTCGGCAGCCGGAGCGACTTCGAACGGATGAACAAGGCCATCGGCCAGCACCGGCTCCGGCCCGTCATCGACCGCGTCTTCCCCTTCGAGGAGGCCCTGGAGGCGTTCGCGCACTTCGAGAAGGGCCCACGCTTCGGCAAGGTCGTCATCAGCCACTGA
- a CDS encoding AraC family transcriptional regulator codes for MDPIDDLLATMKIEDARYVRVDARAPWGISFPPRHLARLVLISRGACRLVADTLAGPQRLETNDCFLVRAGVRFTLQDEAGSEVVDCDGLVSQVPGDSARVGGDGELTQIVSTRFAFDAVAAEPLFALLPPVFRLNLDDASSQLLRTTFDLIARESAAGGLGGGFIMSRLSDVLFVQALRTCCTDVGGGTVGWIAALRDPRLAVAMEELHADLAHPWTVDELARTAGMSRSAFAALFKERTGDTPLGYLTAWRMYRVKVLLRETRLSVQEIAVRVGYDTGSALSRAFSGREGVTPGAWRKLTGH; via the coding sequence ATGGATCCGATCGATGACCTTCTCGCCACGATGAAGATCGAGGACGCGCGGTATGTGCGAGTGGATGCCCGTGCGCCCTGGGGAATCTCGTTCCCTCCCCGGCACCTCGCTCGGCTGGTCCTGATCTCCCGTGGTGCGTGCCGGCTCGTCGCGGACACGCTCGCCGGGCCGCAGCGGCTGGAGACGAACGACTGCTTCCTGGTCCGGGCGGGGGTGAGATTCACGCTTCAGGACGAGGCGGGCAGCGAGGTCGTGGACTGCGACGGACTGGTCTCCCAGGTCCCCGGCGACTCGGCGCGAGTCGGGGGCGACGGTGAGCTCACGCAGATCGTCTCCACCCGGTTCGCCTTCGACGCCGTGGCGGCAGAACCGCTCTTCGCGCTCCTGCCGCCGGTGTTCCGGCTGAATCTGGACGACGCGTCCAGTCAACTGCTGCGCACCACGTTCGACCTCATCGCGCGGGAGAGCGCGGCGGGCGGGCTCGGCGGTGGCTTCATCATGAGCCGTCTGTCCGATGTGCTCTTCGTCCAGGCGCTGCGGACCTGTTGTACGGATGTCGGCGGCGGGACCGTCGGCTGGATCGCCGCGCTGCGGGATCCGCGACTGGCGGTTGCCATGGAGGAGTTGCACGCGGACCTGGCCCATCCGTGGACGGTCGACGAACTCGCCCGCACGGCGGGGATGTCACGCTCGGCGTTCGCCGCCCTGTTCAAGGAGAGGACGGGGGACACCCCGCTGGGCTACCTCACGGCATGGCGCATGTACCGGGTCAAGGTCCTGCTCCGCGAGACGCGGCTGAGTGTCCAGGAGATCGCTGTCCGCGTCGGATACGACACCGGCAGCGCGTTGAGCCGTGCCTTTTCGGGCAGGGAGGGCGTCACCCCCGGCGCCTGGCGGAAGCTGACGGGCCATTGA
- a CDS encoding DUF2000 domain-containing protein — MRFDTKIAVIVRTDLADWQKLNVTAFLSSGLAHASDEIVGKPYEDASGNVYLPMFREPVLVYAADAPALTRTHARALSRDLPMSLYTEDLFATDNEDDNRATVRAVDADALNLVGLAVYGPRGQVDKVTKGLRLHG; from the coding sequence ATGCGCTTCGACACCAAGATCGCCGTCATTGTCCGTACCGACCTCGCCGACTGGCAGAAGCTGAACGTGACCGCCTTCCTCTCCAGCGGCCTGGCGCACGCCTCGGACGAGATCGTCGGCAAGCCGTACGAGGACGCCTCGGGCAATGTCTACCTGCCGATGTTCCGCGAACCGGTCCTCGTCTACGCCGCCGACGCCCCCGCCCTCACCCGCACCCACGCCCGTGCCCTCTCCCGCGACCTGCCGATGTCCCTCTACACCGAGGACCTCTTCGCCACCGACAACGAGGACGACAACCGCGCCACGGTCCGCGCCGTCGATGCCGACGCCCTGAACCTGGTGGGCCTCGCGGTCTACGGGCCGCGCGGCCAGGTGGACAAGGTGACGAAGGGCTTGCGGCTGCACGGCTGA
- a CDS encoding AraC family transcriptional regulator produces the protein MHAHFFSHRFHPHSHDTYSFAVTEVGAQRFRCRGALRTSGAGMVMVFNPDDPHDGEAAAELGYKYRIVHIGPDVVRNVLADVADSADGRAALPLFDRPVVSDPLLPRALLRLHTALVGGAGPLVRDERLTTAVGAMVRRGATGPLWARELPDGSGEQVRAARRARALLEEAYAEEIPAARLAEAAGCSRFALYRAFRAAYGMAPSDFQRQLRLRRARGLLVAGSSAAEAAAQAGFADQAHFHRWFVRCFGVTPGTFQRAASADSRRTPRP, from the coding sequence ATGCACGCGCACTTTTTCAGCCACCGTTTCCATCCCCACAGCCATGACACCTACTCCTTCGCCGTGACCGAGGTCGGCGCCCAGCGCTTCCGGTGCCGGGGGGCGCTACGGACCAGCGGGGCGGGGATGGTGATGGTCTTCAATCCCGACGATCCGCATGACGGGGAGGCGGCCGCCGAGCTCGGCTACAAGTACCGCATCGTCCACATAGGTCCCGATGTGGTGCGGAACGTCCTCGCCGATGTGGCCGACAGCGCGGACGGCCGGGCGGCGCTGCCGCTGTTCGACCGGCCCGTGGTCTCCGATCCGCTGCTGCCCCGCGCCCTGCTGCGGCTGCACACCGCGCTGGTCGGCGGCGCCGGTCCGCTGGTGCGGGACGAGCGGCTGACCACGGCCGTCGGGGCGATGGTGCGGCGCGGGGCCACCGGGCCGCTGTGGGCCCGGGAGCTTCCGGACGGGAGCGGGGAGCAGGTCCGGGCCGCGCGGCGGGCCAGGGCGCTGCTGGAGGAGGCGTACGCGGAGGAGATCCCGGCGGCGCGGCTCGCGGAGGCCGCCGGATGCAGCCGCTTCGCGCTCTACCGGGCGTTCCGCGCCGCGTACGGGATGGCGCCGAGCGACTTCCAGCGGCAGCTCCGGCTGCGCCGGGCGCGCGGGCTGCTGGTGGCGGGCAGCAGCGCGGCGGAGGCCGCGGCCCAGGCGGGGTTCGCCGACCAGGCCCACTTCCACCGCTGGTTCGTACGGTGCTTCGGTGTGACGCCGGGAACATTTCAGCGCGCGGCGAGTGCCGATTCGCGGCGCACCCCGCGGCCCTGA
- a CDS encoding bifunctional glycosyltransferase 87/phosphatase PAP2 family protein gives MGLVALWLLAGVLAVRQAAAVLRLPPDERLTDLETWIGHQGVLHVSGSLYDGDSFTGTPFSGLVLKPLTQAAEQSLGVAWTFGTLLLVVVLGLVVARSLPGPVSRRTSLIAAPLAISLLVLSLPVRNTFTLGQTSIIPVLLVVLTVLPRTSGRQAGVLIGVAAALQPSLLLFAVVLWLIGRRRAAALAGATFAVCTALAWAAMPRDSWTYWGHHIGGFGLGAPADSLANQSLHGLLLRIGLEGPAELALLTVLAVVVAVIGLRRAVRYARDGQLLLAAAITGSVALAVSPTSWQHQQLWILLAVVGRVGRRGSDRLVWPVLVVLAMSLNRTALLPDIEILGHIGYNAPLLAALAAACLVPFLSRTSPRWDDPEPTPVAEPARSRFAWVPLLRVLKRPLSRPNLMLELMLIRVGYFAYSWIRGHAPDERSVAEGHGDQVLTLEGWLHIDIEHWFNAIVADTGWLKDWMNWYYSTFHFLIPLSLLGWLYLRRPATYRWARTPLAFATLLALVGFWLYPLAPPRLMGLGYVDTAHGPQDLDNPDFGALTKLSNQYAAMPSLHVGWSLWCGVVIAIVAPYVWAKVLGILYPLLTTAVIVGTANHYVLDAIGGAVIVTAGFALQYVFLGVGRRPHEEAPPLSATMGAAVARARGLVPGLVRQRGGQHDAAEAGEKDRSGGGESPEKGAGARVERHDQRV, from the coding sequence ATGGGGCTGGTGGCCCTGTGGCTCCTGGCGGGCGTGCTGGCGGTCCGTCAGGCGGCGGCGGTGCTGCGGCTGCCGCCCGATGAGCGGCTGACCGATCTGGAGACCTGGATCGGCCACCAGGGTGTGCTGCATGTCAGCGGGTCGCTGTACGACGGGGACTCCTTCACCGGCACCCCGTTCTCCGGGCTCGTCCTCAAACCGCTGACGCAGGCCGCCGAGCAGAGCCTCGGGGTCGCCTGGACCTTCGGCACCCTGCTGCTGGTCGTGGTCCTCGGGCTGGTCGTGGCCCGGTCGCTGCCCGGCCCGGTCTCCCGCCGCACCTCGCTGATCGCCGCACCGCTGGCCATCAGCCTGCTGGTGCTGTCGCTTCCGGTGCGCAACACCTTCACCCTCGGCCAGACCAGCATCATCCCGGTGCTCCTGGTCGTCCTCACCGTGCTGCCCAGAACCTCCGGACGGCAGGCCGGTGTGCTCATCGGAGTGGCCGCGGCGCTCCAGCCCTCGCTGCTGCTGTTCGCCGTCGTGCTGTGGCTGATCGGACGGCGCCGGGCCGCCGCGCTCGCGGGTGCCACGTTCGCCGTGTGCACCGCGCTCGCCTGGGCGGCCATGCCGCGCGACTCGTGGACGTACTGGGGGCACCACATCGGCGGCTTCGGGCTCGGTGCCCCCGCCGACAGCCTGGCCAACCAGTCGCTGCACGGGCTGCTGCTGCGCATCGGCCTCGAGGGCCCGGCGGAGCTCGCGCTGCTGACCGTGCTCGCGGTCGTGGTCGCGGTGATCGGCCTGCGGCGCGCGGTGCGCTATGCGAGGGACGGGCAGCTGCTGCTCGCCGCCGCCATCACCGGGAGCGTGGCGCTGGCGGTCTCGCCCACCTCCTGGCAGCACCAGCAGCTGTGGATCCTGCTGGCCGTGGTCGGCCGGGTGGGGCGGCGCGGCTCCGACCGGCTGGTGTGGCCGGTTCTGGTCGTACTGGCGATGTCGCTCAACCGCACCGCGCTGCTGCCCGACATCGAGATCCTCGGTCATATCGGCTACAATGCGCCGCTGCTCGCCGCGCTCGCCGCCGCCTGTCTGGTGCCGTTCCTCTCCCGCACCTCGCCGCGGTGGGACGACCCCGAGCCGACGCCGGTCGCCGAACCGGCCAGGAGCCGCTTCGCCTGGGTGCCGCTGCTGCGCGTCCTCAAGCGGCCGCTGTCCCGCCCGAACCTGATGCTCGAGCTGATGCTGATCCGCGTCGGCTACTTCGCCTACTCCTGGATCCGCGGCCACGCCCCGGACGAGCGCAGCGTGGCCGAGGGCCACGGAGACCAGGTGCTCACCCTCGAGGGCTGGCTGCACATCGACATCGAGCACTGGTTCAACGCCATCGTGGCCGACACCGGATGGCTCAAAGACTGGATGAACTGGTACTACAGCACCTTCCACTTCCTGATTCCGCTGTCCCTGCTGGGCTGGCTGTATCTGCGCCGCCCCGCGACGTACCGCTGGGCCCGCACCCCGCTCGCCTTCGCCACGCTGCTCGCCCTCGTCGGCTTCTGGCTCTACCCGCTGGCCCCGCCGCGGCTGATGGGGCTCGGCTACGTGGACACCGCGCACGGCCCGCAGGACCTCGACAACCCGGACTTCGGCGCGCTCACCAAGCTGTCCAACCAGTACGCGGCCATGCCGTCGCTGCATGTGGGGTGGTCGCTGTGGTGCGGGGTGGTCATCGCGATCGTGGCGCCGTACGTCTGGGCGAAGGTGCTCGGCATCCTGTATCCGCTGCTGACCACGGCGGTCATCGTGGGCACCGCGAACCACTATGTGCTGGACGCGATCGGTGGCGCGGTGATCGTCACGGCCGGGTTCGCGTTGCAGTACGTGTTCCTCGGCGTGGGCCGGCGCCCGCACGAGGAGGCGCCACCGCTGTCGGCGACGATGGGCGCCGCGGTCGCCCGGGCCAGAGGGCTGGTCCCGGGTCTGGTACGGCAGCGCGGCGGGCAGCACGACGCCGCCGAGGCCGGGGAGAAGGACCGGTCAGGGGGCGGTGAGTCCCCCGAAAAGGGGGCTGGGGCTCGCGTTGAGCGGCATGACCAGCGGGTCTAG
- a CDS encoding superoxide dismutase family protein, with protein sequence MSLVKAVTAAVAMGASMAIATPAVAAPPHPFVVVHDRFQPASEAKHAGAVTYDKSLVPTSATVFIAEARLSGEGMMNHHEGGEGHGHYKMHKGTFVFISVRGLAADHHFGIHVHTKPCGTKPDSSGPHYQNKRDPKQPSTNPKYANPHNEVWLDLTTKSDGKGWAKSWVKWNFRSGEARSVVIHKHATDTTSGKAGQAGARVACVNVPFK encoded by the coding sequence ATGTCCCTGGTGAAGGCAGTAACCGCGGCGGTCGCGATGGGCGCCTCAATGGCTATCGCGACACCCGCGGTCGCCGCGCCGCCGCACCCCTTCGTCGTCGTCCACGACAGGTTCCAGCCGGCGTCGGAGGCGAAGCACGCCGGTGCGGTGACGTACGACAAGTCGCTGGTGCCCACGTCCGCGACGGTGTTCATCGCGGAGGCGCGGCTGAGCGGCGAGGGCATGATGAACCACCACGAAGGTGGCGAAGGCCACGGCCACTACAAGATGCACAAGGGCACGTTCGTGTTCATCAGCGTGCGTGGCCTCGCGGCCGACCACCACTTCGGGATCCATGTCCATACGAAGCCGTGTGGCACCAAGCCCGACTCGTCGGGGCCGCACTACCAGAACAAGCGGGACCCCAAGCAGCCCTCGACCAACCCGAAGTACGCCAACCCGCACAACGAGGTGTGGCTGGACCTCACCACCAAGAGCGACGGCAAGGGCTGGGCCAAGTCCTGGGTGAAGTGGAACTTCCGGTCCGGTGAGGCCCGTTCCGTGGTGATCCACAAGCATGCGACGGACACCACGTCGGGCAAGGCAGGGCAGGCGGGCGCCCGGGTGGCATGTGTGAACGTGCCGTTCAAGTAG
- a CDS encoding HD domain-containing protein yields MSEMYGPHGAAGDRRRLFDFIALTARLRETERPNNATPERKESVAEHSWHLAMVSWILHAEFEREAGRRLDLTKMLKLCLMHDLVEMDAVERGAAGGEPPRFASLPAPLGAELLALWREYEEGRTAEACLVRGVDRLNPTLMRCLTGQGWGDMATDSHAPVDAEALDGLNLPRVAVSETLRALYEEIRDASVEGGLLPP; encoded by the coding sequence ATGAGCGAGATGTACGGCCCGCACGGCGCGGCGGGCGACCGTCGAAGACTCTTCGACTTCATAGCCCTCACCGCCCGCCTCCGTGAGACCGAGCGCCCCAACAACGCCACCCCGGAGCGCAAGGAGAGCGTCGCGGAGCACTCCTGGCACCTGGCGATGGTGAGCTGGATCCTGCACGCCGAGTTCGAGCGCGAGGCCGGGCGGCGGCTCGACCTCACCAAGATGCTCAAGCTGTGCCTGATGCACGACCTCGTCGAGATGGACGCGGTGGAGCGGGGCGCCGCGGGCGGTGAACCGCCGCGCTTCGCCTCGCTCCCCGCACCGCTGGGGGCCGAACTCCTCGCGCTGTGGCGGGAGTACGAGGAGGGCCGTACGGCCGAGGCGTGCCTGGTGCGCGGGGTGGACCGGCTCAACCCCACCCTGATGCGCTGTCTGACCGGCCAGGGCTGGGGCGACATGGCCACCGACAGCCACGCCCCCGTGGACGCCGAGGCGCTGGACGGGCTGAATCTGCCGCGGGTGGCCGTGAGCGAGACGCTGCGCGCGCTGTACGAGGAGATCAGGGACGCCTCGGTGGAGGGCGGACTGCTGCCGCCGTGA